The following proteins come from a genomic window of Schistocerca gregaria isolate iqSchGreg1 chromosome X, iqSchGreg1.2, whole genome shotgun sequence:
- the LOC126298033 gene encoding uncharacterized protein LOC126298033: protein MRVKTIMFFSIALWLIITNCNFVHHLKDHVKTELEGPSSSTTIGYNNDSVALVDEDPTQCPKFGLSNGETTKVALPVSTTTTSEAVTGVTSQSNTTQEGLPDVVTFGDTSVAVISQEIKTPNPLEKCNKQGRLSSTSIRYSNASLMVVDEDPTHPESSHRFGISTEVEQPTSPAIMSEVVPEVSSQPNTTPEVLINATSFGTTSVTASIDKNKFSNPGETDKDPVKPSIVVTILICIFILIGGMLFIYIRSRSRPAVTITIRPDP from the exons ATGCGAGTTAAAACAATTATGTTCTTCAGCATAGCCTTATGGCTGATAATAACCAACTGTAATTTTGTCCATCATCTGAAAGACCACGTGAAAACAGAGTTGGAG GGGCCATCCTCTTCCACTACCATAGGATACAACAATGATTCAGTGGCGTTAGTTGATGAAGACCCTACTCAGTGCCCGAAGTTCGGTCTCAGTAATGGAGAAACAACGAAGGTAGCTCTACCAGTGTCTACTACGACCACGTCCGAAGCCGTTACAGGAGTGACAAGCCAGTCGAATACAACTCAGGAAGGACTTCCTGATGTTGTTACCTTTGGTGACACAAGTGTGGCTGTAATCTCCCAGGAAATTAAAACTCCGAACCCTCTAGAGAAATGCAATAAACAG GGGAGGTTGTCTTCCACCTCCATTCGCTACAGCAATGCTTCGTTGATGGTAGTCGATGAAGACCCCACTCACCCAGAGTCCAGTCACAGATTCGGGATATCAACAGAAGTAGAGCAGCCAACCTCTCCAGCGATCATGTCTGAAGTTGTTCCAGAGGTGTCAAGCCAGCCTAATACAACTCCAGAAGTTCTTATAAATGCCACTTCCTTTGGCACTACAAGTGTGACTGCTTCCATCGACAAAAACAAATTTTCGAACCCAGGAGAGACGGATAAAGACCCAGTGAAACCTTCTATCGTAGTTACCATTCTGATCTGTATTTTCATACTTATAGGTGGAATGCTCTTCATATATATTAGAAGTCGTAGCAGACCTGCAGTTACTATTACAATACGCCCTGATCCATAA